From Ignatzschineria sp. RMDPL8A, a single genomic window includes:
- a CDS encoding DUF411 domain-containing protein has protein sequence MKKRSLYLVGLSLISSFTLADTALPEAVLYKDKYCGCCTEYVNYLKKEGVSVKAIDHPDMRTIKYQYGTYQGASCHTMIMGDYVIEGHVPIASIQKLFKETPNIKGIALPGMPASSPGMGPAVEGSLSIMTIEHSSEIKERFNQE, from the coding sequence ATGAAAAAACGATCTCTTTATTTAGTAGGATTATCTTTAATAAGCTCTTTTACGCTAGCAGATACCGCTCTTCCCGAAGCCGTTCTTTACAAAGATAAATATTGTGGTTGCTGTACAGAATATGTAAATTATCTAAAAAAAGAAGGGGTGAGTGTAAAAGCGATCGATCACCCTGATATGCGGACAATAAAATATCAATATGGAACCTATCAAGGCGCTAGTTGCCATACGATGATTATGGGAGATTATGTGATTGAAGGACATGTACCAATCGCATCGATTCAAAAACTTTTTAAGGAAACACCGAATATTAAAGGTATTGCACTTCCTGGAATGCCCGCTAGTTCACCTGGAATGGGCCCGGCAGTGGAAGGCAGTTTAAGCATTATGACCATTGAGCATTCTAGTGAAATTAAAGAGCGATTTAATCAAGAGTAA